From one Nitrospira sp. MA-1 genomic stretch:
- a CDS encoding CHASE2 domain-containing protein: MKNFSIEKLIQVGYRFVTKSQGHFYLYLAIFCSVLVVLDAGSVELIRGMKLKTFDAIMKNRVLFHKADPDIVIVDIDEASLEAMAQEYGRWPWPRQVFAEFLETLQEQQPSAVVFDILFSDSDVFNKESDSYFNDVVSGTENTFFPMMRLSSTNDELSKVTPSMIPGIEPVPGKPQDEKGIALVLPAFTAILESGRMGTNNVYPDRDGIVRQYPIYRDHYGWRVPSLPAKLGETLGWRLPDDSDVYLNWRGKFGAFRSVRFSEVFDDFLRRDGQRAPDEFTNKIVIIGSTASALFDTKPTPMEKIHPGVEILATAIGNIKNGDWITQPKNPWLFTALALGLIWVTALAFLTGVKRKAIDMVFAGSQVGLMAFTFSSLNLTTYYLDLTAPITAGLIYFSLARVYAYAEATIMEKYVWINVEEGVDGWQYTVVVVLQPESLEKISEARFLTLLKRGLYGKKVGFTIEAFSRKPAGIEKAFQNMFLIYWVENHVETKPWEVGKSGEQTVSLVREVARSICENDRIGCKLGWCQGPLTYGNEKSRLEAWQQIVVKAMVNLKDQPLVIIS, translated from the coding sequence ATGAAGAACTTTTCTATCGAAAAACTCATTCAGGTCGGGTATCGCTTTGTCACGAAATCCCAAGGTCATTTTTATCTCTATCTGGCGATTTTCTGTAGCGTTCTCGTGGTCTTGGATGCCGGCTCCGTTGAACTGATTCGGGGAATGAAGCTGAAAACCTTTGATGCGATCATGAAGAACCGGGTGCTGTTTCACAAAGCCGATCCCGACATTGTGATTGTCGATATTGATGAAGCCAGTTTGGAGGCCATGGCTCAAGAATATGGCCGGTGGCCCTGGCCCCGTCAGGTTTTTGCCGAATTTCTGGAAACACTACAGGAACAACAACCCTCAGCCGTGGTGTTTGATATTTTATTTAGTGATTCGGATGTATTCAATAAAGAGTCCGACTCGTATTTCAATGACGTCGTCAGTGGTACGGAAAATACATTTTTCCCCATGATGCGTTTATCGTCAACGAACGATGAGCTCAGCAAGGTGACCCCTTCCATGATTCCCGGCATAGAACCCGTTCCCGGGAAACCCCAAGACGAGAAAGGAATTGCCCTGGTTCTGCCAGCCTTCACCGCCATTCTGGAGAGTGGAAGAATGGGCACCAACAATGTTTATCCTGATCGGGATGGCATTGTTCGACAGTACCCTATCTATCGGGATCACTATGGGTGGCGTGTGCCTTCCCTTCCAGCAAAGCTGGGGGAAACCCTGGGATGGAGACTACCGGATGATTCAGATGTGTATTTGAACTGGCGTGGGAAATTTGGGGCCTTCCGGTCTGTCCGCTTCAGCGAAGTGTTTGATGATTTCTTGCGTAGAGACGGGCAGCGGGCGCCGGATGAATTCACGAATAAAATTGTGATTATCGGGTCCACTGCCTCTGCACTGTTCGATACCAAACCCACGCCTATGGAGAAGATTCATCCCGGCGTGGAAATTCTGGCCACCGCGATCGGGAATATCAAGAATGGAGATTGGATCACCCAACCAAAGAATCCCTGGCTCTTTACCGCTCTGGCGCTTGGCCTTATTTGGGTCACGGCGTTGGCATTTTTAACCGGGGTCAAACGTAAAGCCATTGATATGGTGTTTGCCGGTTCGCAAGTGGGTTTGATGGCCTTTACCTTCTCGAGCTTGAATCTCACCACCTACTATCTTGATTTAACCGCACCCATCACGGCAGGGTTGATCTATTTTTCTCTCGCGCGGGTGTATGCCTATGCCGAAGCCACAATCATGGAAAAATATGTCTGGATTAATGTGGAAGAGGGTGTGGACGGTTGGCAATATACCGTGGTGGTGGTCCTTCAACCGGAGAGTTTGGAAAAAATTTCGGAAGCAAGGTTCCTGACCCTGTTAAAGCGGGGTCTCTATGGCAAAAAAGTCGGGTTTACGATAGAAGCCTTTTCGCGGAAACCTGCCGGCATTGAAAAAGCCTTTCAAAATATGTTTCTCATTTATTGGGTGGAAAATCATGTGGAAACAAAGCCATGGGAGGTGGGGAAATCCGGCGAACAGACGGTATCTCTGGTTCGAGAAGTTGCTCGCAGCATCTGTGAAAACGATAGAATAGGATGTAAGCTCGGATGGTGCCAAGGACCTCTAACGTATGGAAATGAGAAATCGAGGCTGGAGGCTTGGCAACAAATAGTGGTGAAAGCCATGGTGAATCTCAAAGACCAGCCGCTTGTGATTATATCATGA
- a CDS encoding SH3 domain-containing protein translates to MKNWVAFLAIVLIWVLPAEGNATDPGIAVRSCQVMSEPFKDSQEVTSLKEGDTVEILKRKGGWLQVSRKGHTGWVRMLYIRRGASAENVSAATEASGLLGLATGRAGSGNVVAATGVRGLNEEELKEAKFNEHELQKLKTYRASKKQAQEFANQAGLTVQKVPFIQPTDGN, encoded by the coding sequence ATGAAAAACTGGGTAGCCTTCCTGGCAATTGTCCTTATTTGGGTCCTTCCCGCAGAGGGAAACGCTACGGATCCGGGGATAGCCGTCCGATCCTGCCAAGTCATGAGCGAACCCTTTAAAGATTCTCAAGAAGTGACATCATTGAAAGAAGGCGACACCGTAGAAATTCTGAAAAGGAAAGGTGGATGGTTGCAGGTGTCTCGGAAAGGTCATACCGGATGGGTCAGGATGTTATATATTCGTCGGGGGGCCTCCGCGGAAAATGTTTCGGCCGCGACGGAAGCTTCAGGACTTTTAGGTCTGGCTACCGGGAGAGCTGGGAGTGGAAATGTAGTGGCCGCTACGGGAGTGCGTGGATTAAATGAAGAGGAATTAAAAGAGGCTAAGTTTAATGAACATGAACTGCAGAAACTGAAAACCTATCGGGCTTCAAAAAAACAGGCACAAGAATTTGCTAATCAGGCAGGGTTAACCGTACAAAAGGTTCCGTTCATTCAGCCGACAGACGGGAATTAA
- a CDS encoding L-histidine N(alpha)-methyltransferase: MSFQFHNLRSGVAAPPSDDLFAQTVLKGLSKSPKCLPSWLIFDDRGSEIFTEITQLKGYHPAQCEYEIFSKQKQAITDILRNQTFRMIELGAGDGGKTQILLQHCIQSQLIFEYVPIDISEGAIKTLLSSLESRFGEGPMSVTGLAADYFDGLRAIGEQSRIRNFVLFLGSTIGNFALPAAEEFIGKLRECLNEGDYIMIGFDLMKHPKTLYAAYNDSTGVFERFNLHLLDVINQKLGANFVKERYVQQGQYNPLSHAVESFVYSTREQVVCIETLDKEFHFEAWEPMQTEHSYKYTQLEIEMLAEKNGCRIVRHLFDTNNHFVNSIWEVKK; the protein is encoded by the coding sequence ATGTCATTTCAATTTCACAATCTCCGATCGGGAGTTGCAGCACCGCCATCTGATGACCTGTTCGCTCAAACTGTGCTGAAAGGGCTGTCGAAAAGTCCGAAATGCCTGCCATCGTGGCTGATTTTCGATGATCGAGGCAGCGAAATCTTTACCGAAATCACCCAATTGAAGGGCTATCATCCCGCTCAATGTGAATATGAGATTTTCAGCAAGCAGAAACAGGCGATCACCGATATCCTCAGGAATCAGACTTTTCGGATGATTGAACTGGGGGCGGGAGATGGAGGGAAAACCCAAATTCTTCTTCAGCACTGCATACAGAGCCAGCTGATATTCGAGTATGTGCCGATTGATATTTCCGAGGGCGCAATCAAGACACTTCTATCTTCTCTTGAGTCACGATTTGGAGAAGGGCCTATGTCGGTGACAGGACTGGCCGCCGATTATTTTGATGGACTCCGCGCGATTGGTGAGCAATCGAGGATCCGGAACTTTGTGCTCTTTTTGGGTTCGACCATTGGGAATTTTGCGTTGCCTGCGGCCGAGGAGTTTATTGGAAAGCTGCGGGAATGTTTGAATGAAGGGGACTATATCATGATCGGGTTCGATCTCATGAAGCACCCGAAGACCCTGTATGCAGCCTATAATGATTCAACAGGAGTCTTCGAAAGATTCAACCTGCATCTTCTTGATGTCATCAATCAGAAACTAGGGGCAAATTTTGTGAAAGAACGGTATGTCCAGCAGGGCCAGTATAATCCACTATCTCATGCGGTCGAAAGCTTTGTTTACAGTACCCGTGAGCAGGTTGTATGCATTGAGACACTGGATAAGGAGTTTCATTTTGAGGCATGGGAACCGATGCAAACCGAGCATTCCTATAAATACACGCAATTAGAGATTGAAATGTTAGCGGAAAAGAATGGGTGCCGGATCGTAAGGCATCTGTTTGATACCAACAACCACTTTGTGAACTCGATCTGGGAAGTGAAGAAATAG
- a CDS encoding M48 family metalloprotease has protein sequence MTHAFDLGDALKQLGQPNETTIGKTKEGTPEKKAGKKAPSLTDLTDLVKGTSTEEEIAIGQEIAGRLLGAAPLVEDERLQRYVNQVGKWLSLQSGRTDLDWYFGVIDSEDINAFAAPGGFIFLTKGLYTQLHSEAELAGVLGHEIGHVIKQHQLTIIKQSQAIEMGSSLFSRKLGKMKNEQAKQAVNNAIGSGAEVMARGLDKDAEYQADRIGVVLATRAGYDAYGLPMVLQEIGHAGLNDSSVALLFKTHPHPDTRLAELGDSMGETFDTYSDGKIVKERFYRLGK, from the coding sequence ATGACTCATGCCTTTGATCTGGGTGATGCCCTCAAACAATTGGGGCAGCCGAATGAAACCACCATCGGAAAAACCAAGGAAGGGACTCCGGAGAAAAAAGCCGGCAAGAAGGCTCCTTCGCTGACAGACTTGACCGACCTGGTCAAAGGGACTTCCACCGAAGAAGAAATAGCCATAGGGCAAGAGATTGCCGGACGACTTCTTGGAGCGGCCCCCCTGGTCGAGGATGAACGCTTGCAGCGGTATGTCAATCAAGTGGGGAAATGGCTCAGTTTACAGAGTGGAAGAACGGACCTGGATTGGTATTTTGGGGTGATCGATTCCGAAGACATCAACGCCTTTGCGGCGCCTGGGGGATTTATTTTTCTGACGAAGGGTTTATATACACAACTTCATTCTGAAGCGGAGTTAGCTGGAGTCCTGGGGCATGAGATCGGTCATGTTATCAAACAACATCAGCTGACCATTATTAAACAAAGCCAGGCGATTGAGATGGGAAGCAGCCTGTTTTCCCGAAAACTTGGCAAAATGAAAAATGAACAAGCCAAGCAGGCTGTGAATAATGCTATCGGGAGTGGAGCGGAGGTGATGGCTCGTGGGTTGGACAAAGATGCCGAATATCAGGCCGACAGGATTGGGGTGGTCTTGGCCACCAGGGCCGGCTATGACGCTTATGGCCTGCCCATGGTGTTACAGGAAATTGGTCATGCGGGTCTCAATGACAGCAGCGTCGCCTTACTGTTTAAGACTCACCCTCATCCCGACACGAGATTGGCAGAACTCGGCGATTCCATGGGAGAGACCTTTGATACATATTCTGACGGCAAAATTGTGAAGGAGCGGTTTTATAGATTGGGCAAATGA
- a CDS encoding iron-containing redox enzyme family protein has product MSDLEYCEAQEIFTQFLQQENLDQYVAHTPKCLKPFEDVLDQAMVEAYEDQSSSSTAHLFLQQILYRINRLKLFWYDDLENYTNEDSAFLLSIRKKIATAWQAWEAQNINLSALKGLDIEAALRERAAEDLNPELSQAGAFYRNDMSPVGYRQLLAIASLDGLVEASQLSRVIGGVGNEIQTILTKILFEEYGGAKLEKKHTSFFSAMLKELGMDPTPEAYFDIVPWEVLANINHSFTVSERKKYFLRYIGSLLYFEISVPAAFQHYKIAGERLGLSEKAIGYWDIHIKEDLRHGQWMLNEVALPLITRYQDSAWEIVMGYDQQRSLSTRAGLAIAKSVQQAENA; this is encoded by the coding sequence ATGTCTGACCTCGAATACTGCGAGGCCCAAGAGATCTTTACGCAGTTCCTTCAGCAGGAGAATCTCGATCAGTATGTCGCTCACACCCCCAAATGCTTGAAGCCGTTCGAGGATGTCTTAGATCAGGCGATGGTGGAGGCCTATGAAGACCAGTCTTCATCTTCCACGGCACATCTGTTTCTCCAACAGATTCTCTATCGAATCAACCGATTGAAACTGTTCTGGTATGACGACCTTGAGAATTATACGAATGAGGATTCCGCATTTCTTCTCTCCATACGGAAAAAGATTGCAACCGCCTGGCAGGCCTGGGAAGCTCAGAACATCAATCTCTCTGCCTTAAAGGGACTGGACATCGAGGCCGCGCTTCGAGAACGCGCCGCAGAAGATCTTAACCCGGAACTCTCCCAAGCCGGGGCCTTCTATCGCAACGACATGTCCCCGGTGGGTTACCGTCAATTGTTAGCCATCGCCTCTTTAGATGGTTTGGTGGAAGCAAGTCAATTGTCACGAGTAATTGGCGGCGTTGGGAATGAAATCCAAACGATACTCACGAAGATTCTCTTTGAGGAGTATGGAGGGGCCAAATTAGAGAAAAAACATACGTCGTTTTTTTCGGCGATGCTGAAGGAATTGGGTATGGACCCCACGCCGGAAGCCTACTTTGACATCGTGCCATGGGAAGTCCTGGCCAATATCAACCACAGCTTCACCGTTTCCGAACGCAAAAAATATTTCTTACGGTATATTGGCAGTCTTCTCTACTTTGAGATCTCTGTTCCTGCCGCATTCCAACATTATAAAATCGCCGGAGAACGGCTTGGCCTCAGCGAAAAAGCGATCGGCTACTGGGATATCCACATTAAGGAGGATCTTCGGCACGGTCAATGGATGTTGAATGAAGTCGCCCTTCCCCTGATTACCCGCTATCAAGATAGCGCGTGGGAAATTGTGATGGGCTATGATCAGCAACGATCCCTCAGCACACGCGCCGGTCTGGCTATTGCCAAGTCCGTCCAACAAGCCGAGAACGCCTGA
- a CDS encoding SIS domain-containing protein, with protein MSNQKILASLYPFLQPSSKDSASVKSGLLESVRMKSQDSTQVIQTFFDAQSEKVVAAAMAVADIYRHEGRLFTMGNGGSSCDAAHIAVEFLHPVTTGRPELPAVNLAADQAMMTAVGNDVGFDHIFVRQLIAQGKAGDGVIGVSTSGNSENIMRTFRKAKEMGVTTIGLTGGLGGAMATSSAIDHCLVVPTESIHRIQECHVLIYHILWDLVHTLLADHRGASATKKDTP; from the coding sequence ATGTCTAATCAAAAAATATTAGCCTCTCTTTATCCCTTCCTGCAGCCGTCTTCGAAAGATTCGGCATCCGTAAAATCCGGATTACTTGAATCGGTGCGAATGAAATCACAAGATAGCACCCAGGTCATCCAAACATTTTTTGACGCACAGAGCGAAAAAGTCGTGGCCGCTGCCATGGCCGTAGCGGATATTTACCGGCATGAGGGACGGCTGTTTACGATGGGCAACGGCGGATCGAGCTGTGATGCCGCCCATATTGCCGTCGAATTTTTGCATCCAGTGACCACCGGGCGCCCTGAGCTTCCTGCCGTCAATCTTGCGGCCGATCAGGCCATGATGACCGCTGTAGGAAATGATGTGGGGTTTGATCACATATTTGTGCGCCAGTTGATCGCTCAGGGAAAGGCCGGGGACGGGGTGATCGGCGTGTCCACGAGCGGCAATTCCGAAAATATTATGCGGACCTTTAGGAAAGCTAAGGAGATGGGGGTGACCACCATTGGCCTCACCGGGGGACTTGGAGGAGCCATGGCAACCTCTTCTGCAATTGATCATTGCCTGGTTGTGCCTACTGAGAGCATTCACCGGATCCAGGAATGTCACGTCCTGATCTATCACATCCTTTGGGATCTCGTGCACACCCTTCTTGCTGATCATCGCGGCGCGTCGGCCACAAAAAAGGACACTCCATGA
- the hypF gene encoding carbamoyltransferase HypF, whose product MMETVTVRTSNEQAFNIQVSGLVQGVGFRPKVWQLAQRFDLRGHVSNNGNGVQILVAGEEDNLRHFIHDLTHNPPPLAKITEIFTMPISLSEIPEGTFVIAGSDKSAVQTGIVPDAAPCPECLKEILDPFARRFRYPFTNCTHCGPRLTIQEGIPYDRPSTTLKNFPLCEACLKEYHDPRDRRFHAQPIACHACGPKVWLERIDGKPLAVHSDMKLDEADAVCSLLRKGHILAIKGLGGFQLACDATQEETVRRLRALKQREGKPLALMARDLETIRRYCVVGEREAELLQSAAAPIVILKRHPEMTLAPGVAPGMSTYGCMLPNSPLHHLILCCMTHPIVLTSGNHAGEPQWINNDQANVHLKDIAEFVVLHDRGIAQRIDDSVVKVMDQVPRVLRRSRGYAPSPIWLPSGFEHSPAILAMGGELKNTFCLLKDGQALLSHHIGDLEDSLTYADYQRAISHYQRLFEHSPDSIAVDLHPEYLSSKLGRAQANGSHLPILEIQHHHAHFAACLVENGVRLTTEPVLGVILDGLGYGEDGTIWGGEFLLADYGGFTRLGSFKPVPMLGGPQAIKEPWRNTYAHVMAEMGWAEFAMNYSDLPLFDHFEMKPRMMLDRMLSHGINSPLASSCGRLFDAAAAAMGICTENVLHEGQAAMEMEALVDDETIRHEDELLAYPFSIPRLKSSGMPYVEPLGMWQALLGDLILHTPVPVMAARFHKGLANVICSMVTQCSHPPDGHGRHHTVVLSGGVFQNQVLFELVKHKLEVEGFTVLSNKQVPMNDGGIALGQAAIAAARSLQETNEVRSTCV is encoded by the coding sequence ATGATGGAAACAGTAACGGTGAGAACCTCAAACGAACAGGCATTCAATATCCAAGTGTCTGGATTGGTCCAGGGTGTCGGTTTTCGTCCGAAGGTCTGGCAACTGGCTCAACGATTTGATCTTCGAGGTCATGTTTCCAACAATGGAAACGGTGTTCAAATTCTGGTGGCCGGCGAGGAAGATAACCTCAGGCATTTCATTCATGATCTGACGCACAATCCTCCACCACTCGCAAAAATTACGGAAATCTTCACAATGCCCATTTCCTTGAGTGAGATCCCTGAAGGCACATTTGTCATTGCCGGAAGCGACAAAAGTGCTGTGCAGACCGGCATTGTGCCGGATGCCGCCCCATGCCCGGAGTGCCTGAAGGAAATATTGGATCCTTTTGCCAGGCGCTTCCGTTATCCCTTTACCAACTGCACGCATTGCGGGCCCCGCCTGACGATTCAGGAAGGGATTCCCTACGACCGGCCTTCCACCACACTGAAGAATTTTCCTCTGTGCGAGGCCTGCCTGAAAGAATATCACGATCCCCGAGACCGGCGGTTTCATGCCCAGCCGATCGCCTGCCACGCATGCGGTCCGAAGGTGTGGCTTGAACGGATAGACGGAAAACCTCTAGCGGTGCATTCCGATATGAAACTTGATGAGGCCGATGCGGTCTGCAGTCTCCTCCGGAAAGGCCATATTCTGGCTATTAAAGGATTAGGCGGTTTTCAACTTGCCTGCGATGCCACCCAAGAAGAGACGGTCAGACGGCTTCGTGCCTTGAAACAACGGGAGGGAAAACCGCTGGCTTTGATGGCACGCGACCTGGAGACCATACGACGGTATTGTGTGGTAGGGGAGAGGGAAGCCGAACTCTTGCAAAGCGCGGCCGCACCCATTGTCATCCTCAAGCGCCATCCGGAGATGACCCTTGCACCGGGAGTGGCTCCCGGCATGTCGACATATGGGTGTATGTTACCCAACTCACCGCTTCACCATTTGATCCTTTGCTGTATGACTCATCCTATTGTATTAACCAGCGGGAACCATGCGGGAGAACCCCAGTGGATCAACAATGACCAGGCCAACGTACATTTGAAAGACATTGCCGAATTTGTGGTTCTGCATGATCGGGGGATTGCCCAACGTATTGACGATTCGGTGGTCAAAGTCATGGATCAGGTTCCACGGGTGCTGCGACGGAGTCGAGGGTATGCACCTTCTCCCATTTGGCTTCCTTCGGGCTTCGAACATTCTCCTGCTATCCTTGCTATGGGTGGTGAACTTAAAAACACCTTCTGCTTACTCAAAGATGGACAAGCCCTGCTCTCCCATCACATTGGAGATTTGGAGGATTCTTTGACCTATGCCGATTATCAACGGGCCATCTCCCATTACCAACGTTTGTTTGAACATAGTCCGGATAGTATTGCGGTTGATCTGCACCCGGAATATCTGTCGAGCAAGCTGGGACGGGCCCAAGCCAACGGTAGCCATCTCCCGATTCTTGAAATCCAACATCACCATGCTCATTTCGCGGCCTGTCTGGTCGAAAACGGAGTTCGCTTAACGACTGAACCGGTCCTTGGCGTTATCCTGGATGGATTGGGCTATGGAGAAGACGGCACGATTTGGGGCGGAGAGTTTTTGCTGGCGGATTATGGGGGCTTCACTCGTCTTGGGTCCTTTAAGCCCGTGCCGATGCTCGGCGGACCTCAGGCAATAAAGGAGCCGTGGCGGAACACCTATGCGCATGTGATGGCAGAAATGGGGTGGGCAGAGTTTGCGATGAACTACTCCGATCTGCCGTTGTTTGATCATTTCGAGATGAAACCTCGCATGATGCTGGACCGCATGCTGAGCCATGGGATTAATAGCCCGCTTGCGAGTTCCTGCGGTCGGTTGTTCGATGCCGCCGCCGCTGCGATGGGTATTTGCACAGAGAACGTTCTGCATGAGGGGCAGGCTGCCATGGAGATGGAAGCTCTGGTGGACGACGAAACAATTCGGCATGAAGACGAATTATTAGCCTATCCATTTTCCATTCCGCGCCTGAAATCCTCTGGAATGCCCTATGTCGAACCGTTAGGAATGTGGCAAGCGCTTTTGGGCGATCTAATCCTCCATACACCGGTTCCGGTCATGGCCGCACGGTTTCATAAAGGGCTTGCCAACGTGATTTGCAGCATGGTCACCCAATGCTCACACCCTCCTGACGGTCACGGCCGGCATCACACGGTGGTCCTTTCAGGTGGCGTGTTTCAAAATCAGGTGTTATTTGAACTCGTAAAACACAAGTTGGAGGTAGAAGGATTCACCGTCCTTTCCAACAAACAGGTTCCAATGAACGATGGTGGCATTGCCCTTGGACAGGCCGCGATTGCCGCAGCTCGTTCCTTGCAAGAGACCAATGAGGTTCGATCCACATGTGTTTAG
- a CDS encoding SulP family inorganic anion transporter has product MPMIHGLHFKNIRGDIYGGVVAAVVALPLALAFGVASGAGAIAGLYGAIFVGMFASLFGGTPAQCSGPTGPMTVIMAGILVQFSDNPALAFTVVIMGGGLQIIFGLLGFGYYIALVPYPVISGFMSGIGCIILILQVGPLVGLEAKPEGIVENLMAIPQFLANPLPQAAILGVVTLSIMYLTPVRISQFIPPQLLALCLGTFAAYMFFPQVPLIGHVPEGFPSLIFPHIEPHAFVIMAEGAVVLALLGSIDSLLTSLVCDNMTRTQHDSNRELIGQGIGNMVAGVFGGLPGAGATMRSVANIRSGGRTPLSGMLTALVLLAMLLGLGPLAEKIPLAVLAGILFKVGLDIIDWRFLRHLLKAPRTDVIIMGVVLVITVLVNLITAVGVGIVLASLLFVKRMADLELANLRIISAPTTEIPFGPEEKAILERNNGRIVLIHVDGPMSFGSAKNMVRRLESIKGFNNFTHVLLDLSDVSAIDGTAALAIEDMLRMVQAHRQNLYFVGINAGVLKVLEGLGVLDQIGPEQRYDLRLDALRHADQGDNFLPTNEFSRAQRA; this is encoded by the coding sequence ATGCCCATGATTCATGGACTGCATTTCAAGAACATTCGAGGAGATATATACGGGGGTGTGGTCGCTGCAGTCGTCGCCCTTCCCTTGGCGCTGGCGTTTGGTGTGGCCTCCGGTGCCGGTGCGATTGCCGGACTGTATGGCGCCATCTTTGTCGGCATGTTTGCCTCCTTGTTCGGAGGAACACCTGCGCAATGTTCCGGCCCCACCGGCCCTATGACGGTCATCATGGCGGGTATACTCGTTCAGTTTTCTGACAATCCCGCCCTCGCGTTTACTGTGGTGATTATGGGTGGTGGATTACAAATTATTTTCGGTTTACTTGGCTTTGGTTATTATATTGCGCTTGTTCCCTATCCGGTTATTTCAGGATTCATGAGTGGAATTGGATGCATTATTCTTATTTTACAGGTGGGACCACTTGTCGGATTAGAGGCCAAACCTGAGGGAATTGTCGAAAACTTGATGGCCATTCCTCAGTTTTTGGCCAATCCTCTGCCTCAGGCAGCGATTCTGGGTGTCGTCACCCTCTCCATTATGTATTTGACACCGGTACGAATCAGTCAATTCATTCCTCCCCAACTACTCGCGTTATGCCTGGGTACCTTTGCCGCCTATATGTTTTTCCCCCAGGTGCCGTTAATCGGGCATGTTCCAGAGGGGTTCCCCTCTCTAATTTTTCCTCATATTGAGCCTCATGCCTTTGTCATCATGGCCGAAGGAGCGGTTGTGCTGGCTCTCCTGGGCAGCATCGATAGCCTCCTGACCTCGCTGGTGTGTGACAATATGACTCGGACCCAACATGATTCCAATCGTGAATTGATTGGTCAGGGAATTGGCAATATGGTGGCAGGGGTATTTGGTGGCCTTCCCGGAGCAGGAGCGACGATGCGGTCCGTCGCGAATATTCGGAGCGGCGGTCGTACCCCTCTGTCAGGGATGCTGACCGCGTTGGTCTTATTGGCCATGTTACTCGGATTGGGGCCCTTAGCGGAAAAGATTCCCTTAGCAGTGTTAGCCGGCATTTTGTTTAAAGTGGGATTGGATATTATTGATTGGAGATTTCTCCGGCATTTACTCAAGGCCCCACGAACAGATGTGATCATCATGGGAGTGGTGCTGGTCATTACGGTTCTCGTGAATTTGATCACCGCTGTTGGCGTGGGAATCGTACTGGCCAGTCTGTTGTTTGTAAAGCGGATGGCCGACCTTGAGTTGGCAAATTTGCGGATCATCAGCGCGCCGACAACCGAAATACCTTTTGGGCCGGAGGAAAAGGCCATTCTTGAACGCAATAATGGTCGAATTGTTTTAATCCACGTGGATGGACCCATGAGTTTCGGATCCGCTAAAAATATGGTACGTCGGCTGGAGTCGATAAAAGGCTTCAACAACTTTACCCATGTCCTTCTCGACCTGTCGGATGTCTCGGCCATTGACGGAACTGCCGCTCTTGCCATTGAAGATATGCTTCGTATGGTTCAGGCACATCGCCAGAATCTTTACTTTGTTGGAATAAATGCTGGAGTGCTTAAAGTTCTGGAAGGATTGGGGGTCTTGGATCAGATTGGCCCTGAACAGCGATACGACCTTCGATTGGATGCGTTGCGCCATGCCGATCAAGGGGATAATTTTTTACCCACAAATGAATTCTCCAGAGCGCAACGGGCATGA
- a CDS encoding HypC/HybG/HupF family hydrogenase formation chaperone yields MCLGIPGQIVEISNVEYKLAIVNVGGVRREVNIACIVDEEHSPVACVGDWVLIHVGFAMSRIDETEAKRTIELLTEMGEVQTAIQAMRQSNTS; encoded by the coding sequence ATGTGTTTAGGCATACCCGGGCAAATTGTAGAAATCAGCAATGTGGAGTATAAGCTCGCGATCGTGAACGTGGGTGGGGTTCGACGGGAAGTGAATATCGCCTGCATTGTCGATGAGGAGCATTCTCCTGTGGCGTGTGTCGGGGATTGGGTGCTGATTCACGTGGGATTTGCCATGAGTCGGATTGATGAAACGGAAGCTAAGCGGACAATAGAGTTGCTGACTGAAATGGGAGAAGTGCAAACCGCAATCCAGGCGATGCGTCAGTCAAATACCTCCTAA